A window of Kineococcus rhizosphaerae genomic DNA:
GCCTCGAGCTGGTCGTGGGTCACGACGATCGTCGTGTAGCCGAACTCGCGCTGCAGGACCTTCAGCTCGCGACGGACCCGTTGCCGCTGCGCGGCGTCGAGGTGGGACAGGGGTTCGTCGAGCAGCAGCACGGGCGGGTTGCGGACCAGCGCCCGGGCCAGGGCGACGCGCTGCTTCTGGCCGCTGGACAACCCCGCCGGCCGCAGGGGCAGCAGGTCGGTCATCTCCAGGCGCTCGGCGATGGCCCGCACGCGGGCGTCGGCGTCCTTCACCCCGCGCGCCTTCAGGCCGTACGACAGGTTCCCCTCGACGTCCAGCGGCGGGTAGAGCGCGTAGCTCTCGAACCCGACGCCGATGTCGCGCCTGCCCGGCGGCAGGTGCGGGATGGACCGGTCGCCGATGCGGATGTCGCCGGAGGTGACGGTCTCCAGGCCCGCGATCATCCGCAGCGTCGTCGTCTTCCCGCACCCCGAGGGCCCCAGGAGAGCGACGAGCTCACCGGGCTCGATGTGCAGGTCGATGCCCTTGACGGCGTGGAACGCCTCCCGGCCCCGGCTCTCGTACCGCTTGTGCAGGTTCTCCAGGACGAGCGCCTTGGCCGTCGTCTGCGTCAGGACGCTCATCGCGCCACCCTCTCCTCGACGGCCGACCCCAGCCGCACCGAGTCCTCCGGACCGGCGGCGGGGGCGAAGACGTGGACGTTCTCCAGCGGCAGGTGCAGGTCGACGACGTCACCCTCGCGGGCGCCGGCGTCGGAGTCGGCGACGACGATGACGTGCTCCGAACCCCCCGCGGGGCCGACGTCGACGCTGAACTCCATGAGCCGGCCCAGGCGCTCGGCCAGCGACACCCGGCCGCGCAGGGACAGCGCCCCCGCCCCGCCCGCACCCAGCTGCAGGTCGCGGGGCCGGATCCCGAGGCGGGCCCGCCCGGCGGGCAGGTCCAGGTGGTGCGGCACCGGGACGCTGAGGTCCCCCCCGGCGCCGCGCAGCACCCCCTGCTCGGCCACCACGTCGAACAGGTTGATCTCGGGCTGGCCGAGGGCCTTGGCGACGAACGTGTCCACCGGCCGGCGCCAGATGTCCTCCGGGGTGCCCACCTGGACGACGCGGCCCGCGCGCAGGACCGCGATGCGGTTCCCGAGCGCCAGGGCCTCCTGGTAGTCGTGGGTGACGTACAGGGAGGTCGTGTTCGACATCTCCCCGAGCTGCTTGAGCTCGGCGCGCATCTGGGCGCGCAGCTTCGCGTCGAGGTGCGAGAGGGGTTCGTCCAGCAGGTACACGTCGGCGGGCCGGACCAGCACCCGCCCGAGGGCGACGCGCTGGCGCTGGCCGTTCGACAGCTCCCGCGGGAACCTCTTGAGCAGGTGGGCGATCCCCAGCGTCGTGGTGACGGCCTCGATGCGCTGGCGCTGCTGCTCGGCCGTGTACTTCCCCGTGCGCCCGGACCGCAGCGGCGACGCGAGGTTGTCGAACACGGTCTTCTGCGGGTAGAGCGCGTAGCTCTCGAACGCCATGGCGACGTTGCGGTGGTAGGGCTCGACGCCCTCCATGGAGACACCCGCGATCTCGACGTCGCCGGCCGCGGTGTCGACGAGCCCGGCGACGCTCTTGAGCATCGTCGTCTTGCCGGCCCCCGACGGGCCGAGCACGACGAAGAACTCGCCGTCTCCGATGTCGAGGTCCACGTCGGTCAGGGCCTCGACGACGTTCTTGCCCGTGCCGTAGGTCGTGGACAGGTTCTGGATGCGCACGGTGGCCATCAGGCCTTCACCGCCCCGAACGACAGGCCCCGCACCAGGTACCGCTGGATGGTCAGCGCGAGGACGAGCGGCGGCAGGGCGCCCAGGAGGGCCGCGGCTGCCGTGAGGTTGTAGTACGCCTGCCCGCCGCCGCCGAGGTACTTGGTCACCGCGACGGTGACGGTCGTGGCCGCCGAGTCGGTGAGGATCAGCGGGAACAGGTAGTTGTTCCAGGCGAAGATGAACGCCAGCAGCGCGGCGGCCGCGATGCCCGGGCGCACCAGCGGCAGCGCGACGGTGAGGAAGGCGCGGGTGCGGGTGTACCCGTCCAGCAGGGCCGCCTGCTCCAGCTCGGGGGCGAGGTCGGTGAAGTAGGACCGAAGGATCCACACGACCAGCGGCATCGTCACCAGCTGCAGCACCCACACCATGCCGAGCTTGGTGTCGAAGATGTGCAGCGTGTTGTAGATGACGAAGAGCGGGACGATGACCATCAGCTCCGGCGCGAACCGGAACGACAGCATCTGGAACATGAGGTCCTCGGAGCCGCGGAACTTCCAGCGGCCCGCGGCGTAGGCGGCCGGGATGCCGACGACGAGGGAGACGAGGACGGCGCCCGCGCAGTTCAGGACGCTCGTGAGCAGGGCGTGCCCGAAGTCGACGCTCGTGAGGTCCTGACCGCGCTGGGACAGGACCGTCCCGAAGTTCGCGAGCGTCGGGGAGAACTGGAAGTACGTCGACGTCTGCTGCGCGTCGTTCTTGAGCGCCAGCAGGACCATCCACACCAGGGGGAACAGGGAGAACACGAACCACGCGAGGATCCCGAGGTCGGCGACCACCGAGCCCGGGGTCACCCGCTTCTGCCCGGGGGTCAGTTCCCGGGCGAACCGCGACGCCATCAGGCCCCCGCTCCCGCAGCACGACGCTGCGCCTTGCCCAGCACGCTCACGAGGTAGCGCGCGGTGATGAACACGATGATCCACAGCAGGAACATGTAGGTGCTGCCGCGGGAGTAGTTCAGGTTGGTGATCGAGTCCTCGAACGCGCCGATCTGCAGCGTGGTCGTCGTCACGCCGGGACCGCCGGCGGTGAGGACGTACACCGCGTCGAAGACCTTCAGGCAGTCCATGAACCGGAAGATGACGGCGACGAGGATGTAGGGCCACATCATCGGCAGCATGAGCCGGCGGAACATGTAGAACCAGTTCGCGCCGTCGACGTCGGAGGCCTCGAAGGGCTCCTTGGGCAGGGACCGGATGCCGGCCAGGACGAGGATCGCGACGAACGGCGTGTAGATCCACACGTCGACGAGGATCGTCGAGGCCAGCGCCCGGTCCTTGCTCAGCCAGTCGAACGTCGAGCCCAGCCCGAGGACGTGGTTCAAGACCCCGAACTGGGGGTTGAACATCAGCTTCCAGATCACGCCCGCGATGACGGGCGCGATCATCAGCGGGAGGATCAGGAGCCGTTCGAACGTCTTGCCGATGAGCGTGGACCGGTTGAGCAGCAGGGCGATGGCGACGCCCAGCACGGTCTCCAGCCCGGTGGCGGCCACCGCGTACAGCAGGGTCGTCCCGGCGCTGCGCCAGAACAGCGTGTCGCCCAGGACGCTGCGGTAGTTGTCGACCCCGATGAACGTCGGGGTCGGGTTCGTCGCCGCGTAGTTCAGCACCGTGTAGTACACGCCGTAGAAGAACGCGTACAGGATGCCGATGATCAGCAGGACCGCCGGCACCGACAGCAGGTACGGGCGCAGCTTGCGCCGCCAGGTGGGGACCCGGCGGACCGCGCCGGGACCCCGATCGGTCTCCTGCGAGGGCGTGCGGCCCCCGACGGTGGTCGCCACCGCTCCTCCTCTCCGATCCGCGGACCCGTGGGGGTCAGGCGTTGATCTTGGTGGTGTTGGCCTTGGCGAGCTCGTCCAGGCGCGACTTGGCGTCCGCACCGGAGTAGATGTCCTGCAGCGCGACCGCCCAGTCCTCGGTGGTCTCGAAGAACTTCGTCTGCGGCGTGAACTGGATCTTCGTGGAGTCGATGACCTTCTCGAAGGTCTCCAGGTAGCCGGGGAACCCGCCGAGGGTCTGCTTGAAGGACCCGTCGAACACCGAGGCGCGGACCGGGTCGGCGAACGTCGAGGCGGTCGCCTTGTTCATG
This region includes:
- a CDS encoding carbohydrate ABC transporter permease yields the protein MASRFARELTPGQKRVTPGSVVADLGILAWFVFSLFPLVWMVLLALKNDAQQTSTYFQFSPTLANFGTVLSQRGQDLTSVDFGHALLTSVLNCAGAVLVSLVVGIPAAYAAGRWKFRGSEDLMFQMLSFRFAPELMVIVPLFVIYNTLHIFDTKLGMVWVLQLVTMPLVVWILRSYFTDLAPELEQAALLDGYTRTRAFLTVALPLVRPGIAAAALLAFIFAWNNYLFPLILTDSAATTVTVAVTKYLGGGGQAYYNLTAAAALLGALPPLVLALTIQRYLVRGLSFGAVKA
- a CDS encoding carbohydrate ABC transporter permease yields the protein MRPYLLSVPAVLLIIGILYAFFYGVYYTVLNYAATNPTPTFIGVDNYRSVLGDTLFWRSAGTTLLYAVAATGLETVLGVAIALLLNRSTLIGKTFERLLILPLMIAPVIAGVIWKLMFNPQFGVLNHVLGLGSTFDWLSKDRALASTILVDVWIYTPFVAILVLAGIRSLPKEPFEASDVDGANWFYMFRRLMLPMMWPYILVAVIFRFMDCLKVFDAVYVLTAGGPGVTTTTLQIGAFEDSITNLNYSRGSTYMFLLWIIVFITARYLVSVLGKAQRRAAGAGA
- a CDS encoding ABC transporter ATP-binding protein, which produces MSVLTQTTAKALVLENLHKRYESRGREAFHAVKGIDLHIEPGELVALLGPSGCGKTTTLRMIAGLETVTSGDIRIGDRSIPHLPPGRRDIGVGFESYALYPPLDVEGNLSYGLKARGVKDADARVRAIAERLEMTDLLPLRPAGLSSGQKQRVALARALVRNPPVLLLDEPLSHLDAAQRQRVRRELKVLQREFGYTTIVVTHDQLEALSLADRLAVMDGGVIQQFGTADEIFDDPANRFVADFVGEPKINLVEGVVDRAGSVRVGRDGVLPTASRAAAGTAVTVGVRPQDARIARADEASVPGEVVVFENLLEFGLATVSVEGLDSSVVVQTSPEVDYRRGDAVRLTAPPARVYLFDPEDGARLR
- a CDS encoding ABC transporter ATP-binding protein, encoding MATVRIQNLSTTYGTGKNVVEALTDVDLDIGDGEFFVVLGPSGAGKTTMLKSVAGLVDTAAGDVEIAGVSMEGVEPYHRNVAMAFESYALYPQKTVFDNLASPLRSGRTGKYTAEQQRQRIEAVTTTLGIAHLLKRFPRELSNGQRQRVALGRVLVRPADVYLLDEPLSHLDAKLRAQMRAELKQLGEMSNTTSLYVTHDYQEALALGNRIAVLRAGRVVQVGTPEDIWRRPVDTFVAKALGQPEINLFDVVAEQGVLRGAGGDLSVPVPHHLDLPAGRARLGIRPRDLQLGAGGAGALSLRGRVSLAERLGRLMEFSVDVGPAGGSEHVIVVADSDAGAREGDVVDLHLPLENVHVFAPAAGPEDSVRLGSAVEERVAR